A stretch of Leptospira andrefontaineae DNA encodes these proteins:
- the pdxH gene encoding pyridoxamine 5'-phosphate oxidase: MENKISDIRNEYSKTSLDEKDIGDSPIDFFKIWFDQAVHSEVREPTAMTLATVRKDGMPDARIVLLKGIEKEGFQFYTNYTSAKGKELESNPNACLVFFWAELERQVRIRGKISKVSRENSEEYFHSRPFASQIGALASSQSDPVADRSILDKHYEELKLKYEGKTVPLPENWGGYILEAFEIEFWQGRRSRLHDRILFRKESGSWAKTRLQP; the protein is encoded by the coding sequence ATGGAAAATAAGATCTCCGATATCCGTAACGAATACAGCAAAACTTCTCTGGACGAAAAAGATATCGGAGATTCTCCCATTGATTTTTTCAAAATTTGGTTCGATCAAGCGGTTCATTCAGAAGTTAGAGAACCAACTGCGATGACTTTGGCAACTGTTCGGAAAGATGGAATGCCGGACGCAAGGATCGTCTTACTAAAAGGAATCGAAAAAGAAGGATTCCAATTTTATACAAATTATACGAGCGCTAAGGGAAAAGAATTAGAATCGAACCCGAATGCTTGCTTAGTATTTTTCTGGGCAGAATTAGAAAGACAGGTCCGTATCAGAGGAAAGATCTCCAAAGTCTCCAGAGAAAATTCGGAAGAATATTTTCATTCCAGACCGTTCGCAAGTCAAATAGGTGCGCTTGCTTCTTCTCAAAGTGATCCTGTCGCTGATCGATCTATTTTAGACAAACATTATGAAGAACTGAAATTAAAGTACGAAGGCAAAACTGTTCCTCTACCGGAAAACTGGGGAGGATACATACTAGAAGCTTTTGAAATAGAATTTTGGCAGGGACGAAGAAGCCGCTTACATGATCGGATCTTATTCCGAAAAGAAAGCGGCTCTTGGGCAAAAACCAGACTACAACCTTAG
- a CDS encoding prepilin peptidase codes for MAELYSEFPSLLFFIWIGGVLVSFSMGSFYSTLAYRILRFYYGKERKIGSKLFRLKKILIEPSACESCGTQIKGAAIIPVFGYWISKKECSNCKAPINPLYSLCEAVFGLLFVVSFLLTGKLLGSFAFVALCGHLLVAASTDFKKFSLDYENLPFILLFGALANYLLFDSVPGKAELIVYVSFSAVFFLVYFIFPTSMGFADAIFAPAFAFLSLHPWWIFFLNSSYGIAIIITILKRKKGESLRQVPIPMGVYFSIGLALTFIARMLSNSGLLPNWADLIL; via the coding sequence TTGGCGGAGCTATATTCCGAATTTCCGAGTTTACTCTTCTTTATATGGATTGGAGGCGTTTTAGTCTCCTTTTCTATGGGAAGTTTTTATTCTACCCTAGCTTATAGGATCCTCAGATTCTATTATGGAAAAGAAAGAAAGATCGGTTCCAAACTTTTTAGACTTAAAAAAATCTTAATAGAACCTTCTGCCTGCGAATCTTGCGGAACACAAATTAAAGGTGCAGCGATCATTCCTGTATTCGGATATTGGATCTCTAAAAAGGAATGTAGTAACTGCAAGGCTCCAATCAATCCTCTATACTCTTTATGTGAGGCAGTATTCGGATTATTGTTTGTAGTCTCCTTTCTTCTTACCGGAAAATTATTAGGTAGTTTTGCATTCGTTGCCTTGTGCGGACATTTATTAGTAGCAGCAAGCACTGACTTCAAAAAGTTTTCCTTAGATTACGAAAATTTGCCATTCATTCTTCTGTTTGGAGCCTTGGCAAATTATCTATTATTCGATTCTGTTCCTGGCAAAGCGGAATTGATCGTGTACGTCTCCTTCTCCGCAGTATTTTTCTTAGTTTATTTTATATTTCCAACAAGTATGGGATTTGCAGATGCAATATTCGCTCCCGCATTTGCATTCTTGAGCTTACATCCTTGGTGGATCTTTTTCCTAAATTCTTCTTATGGGATCGCGATCATCATCACTATCCTGAAAAGAAAAAAGGGAGAAAGTCTCAGACAAGTCCCTATCCCGATGGGAGTGTATTTTTCGATCGGGCTGGCATTGACATTTATAGCTAGAATGCTCTCAAATTCAGGTTTACTTCCGAACTGGGCGGATCTCATTCTATAA
- a CDS encoding pyridoxal phosphate-dependent aminotransferase: MSQSTLDYVLAQRIQGLDSSAIRKAFELAGTLKDPINLSIGQPHFPCPPNIVEAGVKALRDGKTAYTLTAGIPELKEALSQKYKQENGIDYASPERLLVTSGISSAFLLLFNSLLNEGDECLVVTPHFLMYPAYIKIYGGKMHTVSEDFQPEDLNTFKDKKLKIIIFSTPSNPTGTVLTKKQLTALAELAEKTGAYLISDEIYEKFDYDKSFLSVGSFYERAITLSGFSKTYSMTGLRLASIVAPAPIIKTLTTLQQYTLVCAPSVTQWMGIEALKTDMQPYIDDYKEKRDFVYENLKDHYQLKKSGGAFYFFLKIKEKDDDFIVKAVKEKGLILVPGYIFVDSKEYIRISFASEWENLKRGITALKELAS; this comes from the coding sequence ATGAGCCAGAGTACCCTTGATTATGTACTAGCGCAAAGAATCCAAGGTTTGGATTCCTCAGCCATCCGAAAAGCATTCGAACTTGCCGGGACATTAAAAGACCCGATCAATCTTTCCATTGGACAACCTCATTTTCCTTGTCCTCCTAATATTGTAGAAGCTGGAGTCAAAGCTCTTCGCGACGGAAAAACTGCTTATACCTTAACAGCAGGAATTCCGGAACTGAAAGAAGCTCTCTCCCAAAAATACAAACAAGAAAACGGGATCGATTATGCAAGTCCGGAGCGTCTTTTAGTTACTTCAGGTATCAGCTCCGCGTTTTTATTACTTTTCAATTCTCTTTTGAATGAAGGAGATGAGTGCCTTGTAGTAACTCCTCATTTCTTGATGTATCCAGCTTATATAAAAATTTACGGCGGGAAAATGCATACGGTTTCCGAAGATTTCCAGCCCGAAGATCTGAATACATTCAAAGATAAGAAGTTGAAGATCATTATCTTCTCTACTCCTTCCAATCCTACAGGAACTGTTTTAACTAAAAAACAACTCACTGCTCTTGCAGAGCTCGCGGAAAAAACGGGAGCTTATTTGATCTCCGACGAGATCTACGAGAAATTCGATTACGATAAATCTTTTCTCTCCGTGGGATCTTTTTATGAAAGAGCAATTACTCTTTCCGGGTTTTCAAAAACCTATAGTATGACCGGGCTTAGATTAGCATCCATAGTTGCACCCGCTCCTATTATAAAAACATTAACAACCTTGCAACAATACACTTTGGTTTGTGCGCCTTCTGTGACCCAATGGATGGGAATAGAAGCTCTTAAAACGGATATGCAACCTTATATTGATGACTATAAGGAAAAAAGGGATTTTGTTTACGAAAATCTAAAGGATCATTATCAGCTAAAAAAGAGCGGTGGCGCATTCTACTTCTTCTTAAAAATTAAGGAGAAGGACGATGACTTCATCGTAAAAGCTGTAAAAGAAAAAGGTCTGATCTTAGTGCCTGGTTATATATTCGTAGATTCCAAAGAATATATCCGTATCAGTTTCGCTTCCGAATGGGAGAATCTGAAACGAGGCATAACAGCACTAAAAGAACTGGCGTCTTAA